One window from the genome of Dyella sp. A6 encodes:
- a CDS encoding ADOP family duplicated permease: protein MMIVRELREAWRRLVGRLGYTLLSVVVLGVGLGVLLFLFAMINDVILQPLPFPQANRLVAVGEPVFNGIGGMDSDQYLQLRGKLHSMALMGAYTGADINLDSGSGATHHTGALLTASMMKLLGIKPLLGRSLVPADDKPDAPRVVLLNEALWRHAFAADPHIIGRAVRVNGAWATVVGVLPSDVGFPSGDTEAWMPLHLESGRHGYISVAARLAPAIQLDQARAELNAWAGRLQRTLPPGQRAERLTIYPLSVSFAPLDLRRWLWLMFGAGVVVMLLACINVANLQLMQTLQRRHELALRSALGGSRARLMLGALIESLLLAAAALAVALPVAHGCIRWMHETWMATHPDSIPFTHGIDGWVLAFGAAVAMLGTALAGGIPAWRASRPDLQDALRDGSKGSGGGFARVAKVMVVVEVALTVVLLVGAGTFVRALDALLAQPTVGATHATHVLTANVALPPKLYRDDAQRIRFFDSVVERLRQDPGVVDATASDTVPSAVLGSHEDVSLPGQVQPSDGWLRPQMGIVDPHFLDTYGVRLLEGRFFDARDHAGSEPVVVVDAKMAATMWPHQGALNRKLVLYPGHSWAKTVTVVGVVQSLQLDSMTERSRPGLLMPLDQAATMSPLHAVGLAVRTHAAAVAFSPRLTDAVHGVDPQAAVYAVYSQAKDIAVARVGLVVLTDVFSGLGLVALLLAAAGLYGVLAFSVEQRTREIGIRRAIGAVGGAILRDAGRQLFWQLGLGLLIGFVLAVPWSNVLASPDLRTRAHDPVVFVTVLLLVGCVSVLAVLLPLLRALRVDPAIALRYE, encoded by the coding sequence ATGATGATCGTGCGCGAACTTCGCGAAGCATGGCGGCGGCTTGTCGGGCGGCTGGGATACACGCTGCTTTCGGTTGTTGTGCTGGGCGTAGGGCTGGGTGTGCTGCTGTTCCTGTTCGCGATGATCAATGACGTCATCTTGCAGCCGTTACCGTTCCCGCAGGCCAACCGCTTGGTGGCGGTGGGCGAGCCTGTGTTCAACGGCATCGGTGGGATGGATAGCGATCAATACCTGCAGCTGCGTGGCAAATTGCACAGCATGGCTTTGATGGGTGCGTACACGGGTGCCGACATCAACCTCGACAGTGGCAGCGGAGCGACGCATCACACGGGGGCTCTGCTCACTGCCTCCATGATGAAGTTGCTGGGCATCAAGCCCTTGCTTGGGCGTAGCCTGGTGCCTGCCGACGACAAGCCTGACGCGCCGCGTGTGGTGCTGCTGAACGAGGCGTTGTGGCGCCATGCATTCGCTGCCGATCCGCACATCATCGGTCGCGCCGTGCGTGTGAACGGGGCCTGGGCTACGGTGGTTGGTGTGTTGCCTTCGGACGTCGGTTTCCCGAGTGGCGATACGGAGGCATGGATGCCGTTGCATCTCGAATCGGGTCGGCACGGCTACATCTCGGTGGCCGCCCGGTTGGCACCCGCGATCCAGCTGGACCAGGCGCGCGCGGAGCTGAACGCCTGGGCTGGCCGGCTGCAACGCACGTTGCCGCCGGGTCAGCGTGCAGAGCGGTTGACGATCTACCCGCTATCGGTGAGCTTTGCGCCGCTGGACTTGCGCCGGTGGCTGTGGCTGATGTTCGGTGCCGGCGTGGTGGTGATGCTGTTGGCGTGCATCAATGTCGCCAATCTGCAATTGATGCAGACATTGCAGCGTCGTCACGAGCTGGCTCTGCGCAGTGCGCTGGGGGGTAGTCGCGCCCGACTGATGCTCGGCGCCCTGATCGAGAGTCTGTTGCTGGCGGCGGCCGCGCTGGCGGTTGCGTTGCCTGTTGCGCATGGATGCATTCGCTGGATGCATGAGACCTGGATGGCGACTCATCCGGATTCGATACCCTTTACGCACGGTATCGACGGTTGGGTGCTGGCTTTCGGTGCTGCGGTGGCGATGCTAGGCACCGCGCTGGCCGGAGGCATTCCTGCCTGGCGTGCGTCGCGGCCTGATCTGCAGGATGCCTTGCGCGACGGCAGCAAGGGCTCCGGTGGCGGCTTCGCACGGGTGGCGAAGGTGATGGTGGTGGTCGAAGTGGCGCTTACCGTAGTGCTGCTGGTGGGCGCGGGTACCTTCGTGCGCGCGCTGGATGCACTGCTGGCACAGCCAACGGTGGGTGCGACGCATGCCACCCATGTGTTGACCGCCAACGTGGCGTTGCCGCCGAAGTTGTATCGGGACGATGCGCAGCGCATACGCTTTTTCGACAGCGTGGTCGAGCGCCTGCGCCAGGATCCCGGAGTGGTCGACGCAACGGCCTCGGATACCGTGCCGAGCGCAGTGCTCGGCAGTCACGAAGACGTTTCCTTGCCGGGCCAGGTGCAGCCTTCGGACGGTTGGCTTCGGCCGCAGATGGGCATCGTCGATCCGCATTTCCTCGACACTTACGGTGTGCGTCTGCTCGAAGGTCGCTTTTTCGACGCGCGAGACCATGCGGGAAGCGAGCCCGTGGTGGTTGTCGATGCCAAGATGGCTGCCACGATGTGGCCACATCAGGGTGCACTCAACCGCAAACTGGTGCTTTATCCAGGGCACTCATGGGCGAAGACGGTGACTGTGGTCGGTGTGGTCCAGTCGCTGCAGCTCGACAGCATGACGGAGAGGTCACGGCCGGGCCTGCTAATGCCGTTGGATCAGGCGGCTACCATGTCGCCGCTGCACGCGGTCGGGCTGGCCGTGCGGACACATGCCGCAGCCGTTGCCTTCTCGCCGCGATTGACCGATGCGGTGCATGGCGTCGACCCGCAGGCAGCCGTCTATGCCGTGTATAGCCAGGCGAAGGACATAGCGGTGGCTCGCGTAGGATTGGTGGTGCTGACTGACGTGTTCAGCGGGCTCGGCCTAGTGGCGTTGTTGCTGGCAGCTGCCGGGCTCTACGGCGTGCTGGCGTTTTCGGTGGAGCAGCGCACGCGCGAGATCGGCATTCGCCGGGCCATTGGCGCGGTGGGTGGCGCCATTCTGCGCGATGCGGGGCGTCAACTGTTCTGGCAGCTGGGCCTGGGGTTGCTGATCGGCTTTGTGCTGGCCGTGCCCTGGTCGAATGTGCTGGCAAGCCCGGACCTGCGCACACGCGCGCACGATCCGGTGGTGTTCGTCACCGTTCTGCTGCTGGTGGGGTGCGTGTCGGTGCTGGCTGTGCTGTTGCCACTGCTGCGTGCCTTGCGGGTCGATCCCGCCATCGCGCTGCGCTACGAGTGA
- a CDS encoding family 43 glycosylhydrolase: MTDITRRNLFKAVAASAVAVPLVRATRADATETCVPADPHWGHGIEDQRKADLGNGRYLNPIVAGDHPDPTVLKDGDDYYMTFTPFTASPGIVIWHSTDLLNWSPVATALHKPMGNVFAVNLCKYKDRYYIYLPAQRPGGDWAIFVIWARQVTGPWSDPIDTGVTGCIDPAHVVGEDGKRYLFVNGIRMVRLTDDGLAADGPLKHAYTPWHYPSDWVVEDFAPEGPKLLRRDGWFYLVSAVGGTAGPPTSHMVIVARSRSVHGPWENCPHNPIVHTRSAAEPWWSRGHATFIDGPAGDWWMIYHGYENSFRTLGRQALLEPMEWTADGWPVATGGDLSRPLPIPAGGKPGPAGFALSDDFSSNRFGIQWAFHDPRPDEIQRARYGGNGLQLAGAGHSPADSSPMVCRVGDRAYVAEIGFELSGDAEAGLLLFYNHKAFVGVGFTPDTIKTFEYAQELPWARIKRDNRRVRVRMTNDHNVVTFEYSHDDGHSWQLHTIRMEVSGINHNVFGDFLSLRVGLYSTGATPARLHDFRYRAIKGNPLI; encoded by the coding sequence ATGACCGATATCACCCGCAGGAACCTGTTCAAGGCCGTCGCGGCCAGCGCCGTCGCCGTACCGCTGGTCAGGGCCACGCGTGCCGACGCCACGGAAACCTGCGTCCCGGCCGACCCGCACTGGGGTCACGGTATCGAAGACCAGCGCAAGGCCGACCTCGGCAACGGGCGCTACCTCAACCCGATCGTGGCCGGCGACCATCCCGACCCCACCGTGCTGAAGGATGGCGACGACTACTACATGACGTTCACGCCGTTCACCGCGTCGCCCGGGATCGTGATCTGGCACTCGACCGACCTGCTCAACTGGAGCCCTGTCGCCACAGCCCTGCATAAGCCGATGGGCAACGTGTTCGCGGTCAACCTGTGCAAATACAAGGACCGCTACTACATCTACCTGCCGGCGCAACGGCCCGGCGGCGACTGGGCGATCTTCGTGATCTGGGCCAGGCAGGTTACCGGTCCCTGGAGCGACCCGATTGATACCGGCGTCACCGGCTGCATCGATCCGGCCCACGTGGTCGGCGAAGACGGCAAGCGCTACCTGTTCGTCAACGGCATCCGCATGGTCCGGCTGACCGACGACGGCCTTGCCGCCGATGGTCCGCTCAAGCATGCCTACACACCATGGCACTACCCCAGCGACTGGGTGGTCGAGGATTTCGCTCCGGAAGGGCCGAAACTGCTCCGCCGCGACGGCTGGTTCTACCTGGTCAGCGCCGTCGGCGGCACCGCGGGACCGCCGACCAGCCACATGGTCATCGTGGCCCGTTCGCGCTCGGTGCACGGCCCGTGGGAAAACTGCCCGCACAACCCGATCGTGCACACCCGTTCGGCCGCCGAACCCTGGTGGTCGCGCGGCCACGCCACTTTCATCGACGGACCGGCCGGCGACTGGTGGATGATCTATCACGGCTACGAGAACAGCTTCCGCACCCTGGGCCGGCAGGCACTGCTGGAGCCGATGGAGTGGACCGCCGACGGCTGGCCGGTGGCGACCGGTGGCGACCTGTCCCGCCCCTTGCCCATCCCCGCCGGCGGCAAGCCGGGGCCGGCCGGCTTCGCGCTCTCGGACGACTTCTCCAGCAACCGCTTCGGCATCCAGTGGGCCTTCCACGATCCGCGGCCGGATGAAATCCAGCGCGCCCGCTATGGCGGCAACGGCCTGCAACTGGCGGGTGCCGGCCATTCCCCTGCCGACAGCTCGCCGATGGTCTGCCGCGTGGGCGATCGCGCCTATGTCGCGGAAATCGGCTTCGAGCTTTCCGGCGATGCCGAGGCCGGCCTGTTGCTGTTCTACAACCACAAGGCCTTCGTCGGCGTCGGCTTCACCCCCGACACCATCAAGACCTTCGAGTACGCGCAGGAACTGCCGTGGGCACGCATCAAGCGGGACAACCGCCGGGTACGCGTGCGCATGACCAACGACCACAACGTGGTGACCTTCGAGTACTCGCACGACGACGGCCACAGCTGGCAGCTGCACACCATCCGCATGGAAGTGTCGGGCATCAACCACAACGTGTTCGGCGACTTCCTGAGCCTGCGGGTAGGCCTCTACAGTACCGGCGCCACCCCCGCCCGGTTGCACGACTTCCGCTACCGCGCGATCAAGGGCAACCCGCTGATATGA
- a CDS encoding sensor histidine kinase has protein sequence MTTELSEQRAGRMPRFERRVLYGALLVAAPAWLLVWVMVLFKPLDTVVRAGLLASAIALTAWLAYRHLRRVTYPLHTLSGLLEALREGDYSLRGTSGGVLGDVIYDINALADRLQRERLDFEESSYLLGKTLAALDSAVFVFDEQQRLRLANPAGQTLLDTSRDSLFGRTSAELGLDLLLAGAPARVLSHGFPGRAGRFEVRHAPLRSGGRGGQLLVVNDVGRVLREEERQAWQRLLRVLGHEVNNSLAPIQSMAGTLATLAARERLPDDWRDDFRSGLELIGHRAEALGRFLSSYSRLARLPPPQPRAVDLVALLRKVAGLEQRLAIQLEAADVPVVQADPDQIEQALINLLRNAVEAVQSTDGGVRMRCHSETGRVCIEVEDDGLGPPSSDNLFVPFFTTKPGGSGIGLALVRQIAEAHEGGVTLTARVDTPGAIACLWLPVAAQPSLDGVRPTAAVP, from the coding sequence ATGACGACTGAGCTATCCGAGCAGCGTGCCGGACGCATGCCACGGTTCGAACGTCGCGTGCTCTACGGTGCGCTGCTGGTGGCCGCGCCCGCCTGGCTGCTGGTCTGGGTAATGGTGCTGTTCAAGCCGCTGGATACCGTGGTCCGCGCCGGCTTGCTGGCAAGCGCCATCGCGCTTACGGCATGGCTGGCATACCGGCATCTGCGTCGTGTCACCTATCCGCTGCATACACTGTCGGGTCTGCTGGAGGCCTTGCGGGAGGGCGACTACAGCCTGCGCGGCACTTCCGGCGGCGTGCTCGGCGACGTGATCTACGACATCAACGCACTGGCAGACCGCTTGCAGCGCGAGCGGCTCGACTTCGAGGAATCGTCGTACCTGTTGGGCAAGACGCTGGCGGCGCTGGACAGCGCGGTCTTCGTGTTCGACGAACAGCAGCGGCTGCGCCTGGCCAACCCGGCCGGACAGACACTGCTGGACACATCGCGTGATTCTCTGTTCGGCCGCACGTCCGCCGAGCTGGGCCTGGACCTGTTGCTGGCCGGTGCGCCTGCGCGCGTGCTTTCGCACGGATTCCCGGGGCGGGCTGGGCGTTTCGAGGTCCGTCATGCGCCGCTGCGCAGTGGCGGCCGTGGTGGTCAGCTGCTGGTGGTCAACGATGTCGGTCGCGTGCTGCGTGAGGAAGAACGTCAGGCCTGGCAGCGCCTGCTGCGCGTGCTCGGCCACGAGGTCAACAATTCGCTGGCGCCGATCCAGTCGATGGCCGGCACGCTGGCGACCCTGGCCGCACGCGAGCGGCTGCCGGACGATTGGCGCGACGACTTCCGCAGCGGGCTGGAGCTGATCGGCCATCGCGCCGAGGCGCTGGGACGATTTCTTTCCAGCTACAGCCGGCTGGCGCGACTGCCGCCGCCGCAGCCGCGTGCTGTCGACCTGGTGGCCCTGTTGCGCAAGGTGGCCGGGCTGGAACAGCGCCTGGCGATACAGCTCGAAGCCGCAGACGTGCCGGTTGTGCAGGCCGATCCCGATCAGATCGAGCAGGCGTTGATCAACCTGCTGCGCAATGCGGTCGAGGCTGTCCAGTCCACCGACGGCGGCGTGCGCATGCGTTGTCACAGCGAGACCGGACGGGTATGCATCGAGGTGGAGGACGATGGCCTGGGGCCGCCTTCAAGCGACAACCTGTTCGTGCCGTTCTTCACCACCAAGCCCGGTGGCTCCGGTATCGGCCTGGCACTGGTGCGCCAGATCGCCGAGGCGCACGAGGGTGGGGTGACATTGACGGCGCGGGTCGACACGCCGGGCGCGATAGCCTGTCTGTGGTTGCCCGTTGCCGCGCAGCCGTCGCTGGATGGCGTTCGTCCTACTGCAGCGGTGCCCTGA
- a CDS encoding sigma-54 dependent transcriptional regulator has translation MARESNPMVLLADDQVDVREALRLLLKAEGIASVGVADPAMALDAVRRREFSCALIDCNYSRDTTSGEEGIELLEQLRQAAPELPVVAMTAWGNVPLTVEAMRRGAADFIEKPWDNARLVSVLRAQIALGESARRQRRLEAENALLRGDVGECIAESPAMRRVLALVERVALSDANVLVLGENGTGKGVIAERIHALSPRAARSLVKVNMGGIAESVFESEMFGHVRGAYTDAKGERIGRFELADGGTLFLDEIGNVPAAQQPKLLRVLEDGEFERLGSSRTQRVDVRLVSATNADLATEVAEGRFRRDLLYRLNTLEVRLPPLRERREDILPMARVFLARSAARYGRDGLALAPSAERALVAWGWPGNVRELQHLMERAALLAEHDQVSAAALAFGPPTEAGPDLDGMTLEQAEAMLVKRALERHDGNLQHAADALGITRQSLYRRLEKHELRVAGDDD, from the coding sequence ATGGCGCGCGAATCGAATCCGATGGTACTGCTGGCCGACGACCAGGTCGACGTGCGCGAGGCGTTGCGTCTGCTGCTGAAGGCCGAGGGCATCGCCAGCGTGGGGGTGGCCGATCCGGCCATGGCCCTGGATGCCGTGCGCCGGCGCGAATTTTCCTGCGCCCTGATCGACTGCAACTATTCGCGCGATACCACCTCGGGTGAGGAGGGCATCGAGTTGCTGGAACAGCTGCGTCAGGCGGCACCGGAGTTGCCGGTGGTGGCGATGACCGCATGGGGCAATGTGCCGCTGACGGTGGAGGCGATGCGCCGCGGAGCCGCCGACTTCATCGAGAAACCGTGGGACAACGCACGACTGGTCAGCGTGCTGCGTGCCCAGATCGCGCTGGGCGAAAGCGCGCGCCGGCAGCGGCGGCTGGAAGCCGAGAACGCGCTGCTGCGCGGTGACGTGGGCGAATGTATTGCCGAGTCGCCGGCGATGCGACGGGTGCTGGCTCTGGTCGAGCGCGTTGCACTCAGTGACGCCAACGTGCTGGTGCTGGGCGAGAACGGTACCGGCAAGGGCGTGATCGCCGAGCGTATCCATGCACTTTCGCCGCGTGCCGCACGTTCGCTGGTCAAGGTGAACATGGGAGGTATCGCCGAGAGCGTGTTCGAGTCGGAGATGTTTGGTCATGTGCGTGGCGCCTACACCGACGCCAAGGGCGAGCGCATCGGCCGCTTCGAGCTTGCCGACGGCGGCACCCTGTTCCTGGACGAGATCGGCAACGTTCCCGCGGCACAGCAGCCCAAGCTGCTGCGGGTCCTCGAGGACGGCGAGTTCGAACGGCTGGGTTCCTCGCGCACGCAGCGGGTGGACGTGCGGCTGGTTTCCGCGACCAATGCCGATCTCGCCACGGAAGTGGCCGAGGGACGTTTCCGCCGCGACCTGCTGTACCGGCTCAATACGCTGGAGGTCAGGCTACCGCCCCTGCGCGAGCGCCGTGAGGACATTCTGCCGATGGCACGCGTTTTCCTGGCGCGCAGCGCGGCGCGCTATGGCCGTGATGGTCTTGCGCTCGCACCCTCCGCGGAGCGGGCACTGGTGGCGTGGGGCTGGCCGGGAAATGTGCGCGAGTTGCAGCATCTGATGGAACGTGCCGCACTGCTGGCCGAACATGATCAGGTCAGTGCCGCGGCGCTTGCCTTCGGGCCGCCGACCGAAGCCGGGCCGGACCTGGACGGCATGACGCTCGAACAGGCCGAGGCAATGCTGGTGAAGCGTGCGCTGGAACGCCACGACGGCAATCTGCAGCACGCCGCCGATGCCCTGGGAATCACCCGCCAGTCACTGTACCGGCGCCTGGAAAAGCACGAGCTGCGCGTTGCCGGCGATGACGACTGA